In the Aulosira sp. FACHB-615 genome, one interval contains:
- a CDS encoding universal stress protein, with protein sequence MLKKILVALDRSEMGTEVFEQALTLAKAISAQLLLLHVLSPEEEGSPYIPMLSNVDYYPGLSAQSLDLYQKQWDKFKDEGVGMLQSFSAQANTANVTAEFSQILGNPGNTICKLAAQWNADLIVMGHRGRSGITEFFLGSVSNYVLHHAKCSVFIVNHPPVKKEADKPAVTVISQA encoded by the coding sequence ATGCTGAAAAAGATTTTGGTTGCATTGGATCGTTCGGAAATGGGAACAGAGGTTTTTGAGCAAGCATTGACCTTAGCCAAAGCTATATCCGCCCAATTATTGCTGCTGCATGTTCTCTCCCCAGAGGAAGAAGGTAGCCCTTATATTCCCATGTTATCTAATGTGGACTACTATCCAGGTTTGAGCGCCCAAAGTTTAGATTTATACCAAAAACAATGGGATAAATTCAAAGATGAAGGCGTGGGGATGTTGCAATCTTTCTCGGCTCAAGCCAACACAGCCAATGTGACAGCAGAATTTAGCCAAATTTTAGGCAACCCTGGCAATACTATTTGTAAACTGGCTGCTCAATGGAATGCAGACTTAATTGTCATGGGACATCGGGGACGTTCGGGAATAACAGAATTTTTCTTGGGTAGTGTAAGTAACTACGTACTGCATCACGCCAAATGTTCAGTCTTTATCGTCAATCACCCCCCTGTCAAGAAAGAG